In Aspergillus oryzae RIB40 DNA, chromosome 6, one genomic interval encodes:
- a CDS encoding uncharacterized protein (MAPKKK (MAP kinase kinase kinase) SSK2 and related serine/threonine protein kinases): protein MNHSTTAVRLETSFVIDPYLIHQKLLLINSAIQSMRNVEAHQDRGFETMEHPDMNNNDSDGSGSSDELLQQSYARSNSNFTDAFDGQVQTPATTISSSPPPSGLPSWVSSTASRPRGSSIGNPAVLEKAPPGDGLPVSDVRPQRPAGPARTPSNTYAPQRRPPQYISFQNDRQRSSSTKRNSRRDPNAQYRAQEKAYVQRIRADPQAWYSHFDEARDMSIVGDSDLEEPSPSSEVPFEDDAYDPDIQLFLTDDNQPTLEELKNPKNQERLEWHSMLASVLKGDVVKQEKQRLLGSTDTKRSSAQNNAIWLGVRARTCGRSIAMQRKLIEEARSGLGPIIEEIIKFEIKGETEIGKPPIKQVEDIVEQIERCELLYSTQKELEAAHPRVASEEFISSREAVLAWHNTTILINTELAILQKWVGNDELDFSKTRAKSVNRDLTDESSFLDRIMKEDGLKTLQGKHNMLHGVSEVIQKAKNTLIENANSFAKRHLPPYIEELLTLINFPSRLIQEIIRVRLSYAKNMRDPAQQSPILVDQMISQFQILMRVAVDLKQRYLDIAKPEPGWDLPPCIDENFDSVVLDALKYYFRLLNWKLNANKNTFKEAEILEQDWEFSNHIGRQLEGGDIEVAEQFRYSV from the exons ATGAATCACTCTACCACAGCTGTCAGGCTTGAAACATCTTTCGTTATTG ACCCCTATCTAATCCACCAGaagctcctcctcatcaactCCGCCATCCAGTCCATGCGAAACGTGGAGGCTCATCAGGATCGCGGATTTGAGACCATGGAGCACCCTGATATGAACAATAACGACTCGGATGGCTCAGGGTCATccgatgagcttctccaacaaTCCTATGCCAGATCGAATTCGAATTTTACAGATGCTTTCGACGGCCAAGTACAAACGCCAGCTACCAcaatctcctcctcgccgccTCCTTCGGGTCTTCCCTCCTGGGTCAGCTCCACAGCCTCGCGTCCACGCGGCTCCAGTATCGGAAACCCAGCCGTGCTTGAAAAGGCGCCACCCGGCGATGGCCTCCCAGTGTCGGATGTGAGGCCTCAGCGTCCCGCAGGTCCCGCCAGGACGCCTTCCAATACCTACGCCCCCCAGCGCCGTCCCCCTCAATACATCAGCTTTCAGAATGACCGCCAgagatcctcctcgacgaAACGTAATTCCAGACGGGATCCCAATGCTCAGTACAGAGCCCAGGAGAAGGCATATGTTCAGAGGATTCGTGCGGATCCTCAGGCATGGTACAGCCACTTCGATGAGGCCCGAGATATGAGCATAGTCGGCGATTCCGACTTAGAAGAGCCATCCCCGTCGTCAGAGGTGCCatttgaagatgatgcttaCGACCCCGATATCCAACTTTTCCTTACAGATGATAATCAACCAAcgcttgaagagctgaagaaCCCGAAAAACCAGGAAAGACTCGAATGGCACTCTATGCTGGCTTCCGTATTGAAGGGAGATGTGGTGAAGCAGGAAAAACAACGACTTCTAGGGTCTACCGACACTAAGCGGTCGTCGGCTCAGAATAATGCAATTTGGTTGGGAGTCAGGGCCAGGACATGTGGACGGAGTATTGCCATGCAGCGGAAATTGATTGAGGAGGCTCGCTCTGGACTTGGACCGATAATCGAGGAAATCATTAAGTTTGAGATCAAGGGTGAAACGGAGATTGGCAAGCCCCCAATCAAGCAAGTTGAGGACATCGTCGAACAGATTGAGAGATGTGAACTGCTCTACTCAACCCAAAAAGAACTGGAAGCCGCCCATCCTCGCGTCGCTTCGGAGGAGTTCATCTCGAGTCGTGAAGCTGTGCTGGCATGGCATAACACTACGATTCTTATCAATACGGAGCTTGCCATCTTGCAGAAGTGGGTCGGTAACGATGAGCTTGACTTCAGCAAGACGAGAGCCAAGTCTGTCAACAGGGATCTCACCGACGAGTCGTCCTTCCTCGACCGCATCATGAAAGAGGACGGCCTCAAAACCCTTCAAGGGAAGCACAATATGCTTCATGGCGTCAGTGAAGTCATTCAGAAAGCTAAGAATACCTTGATCGAAAATGCAAACTCTTTCGCCAAAAGGCACTTGCCTCCCTACATCGAGGAGCTTCTCACGTTGATCAACTTCCCATCGCGTCTCATACAAGAGATCATCCGTGTTCGGCTATCTTATGCTAAAAATATGAGAGACCCTGCACAGCAATCTCCTATCCTGGTCGACCAAATGATTTCGCAATTTCAGATTCTGATGAGGGTTGCGGTCGACCTCAAGCAGCGTTACTTGGATATCGCGAAACCGGAACCAGGCTGGGACCTGCCCCCTTGCATTGATGAGAACTTCGACTCGGTCGTTCTAGATGCCTTGAAGTACTACTTCCGGCTCCTGAATTGGAAACTAAATGCGAATAAAAACACATTTAAAGAAGCGGAGATTCTCGAACAAGATTGGGAATTCTCCAATCACATTGGTCGTCAGCTTGAAGGTGGAGATATCGAAGTGGCTGAACAGTTTAGGTACAGTGTTTGA
- a CDS encoding mitogen-activated protein kinase kinase kinase (serine/threonine protein kinase) has protein sequence MTIEQRANLGRVNVELNKIKKISFKLSMTIMDSVAIIRNQLKERGVENHDLIQACYAFATEFGKRSSNVDPNRRAMNTARLVELSLDWVSFICDDCDAADRKTFKWAVSALEFAMAITSNRRVDEDAKRQALGRVLEGSNEADRSLAVLSSSATNVTLRWQQGQFIGGGTFGSVYAAINLDSNYLMAVKEIRLQDPQLIPKIAQQIRDEMGVLEVLDHPNIVSYHGIEVHRDKVYIFMEYCSGGSLASLLEHGRVEDETVIMVYALQLLEGLAYLHQAGIVHRDIKPENILLDHNGIIKYVDFGAAKIIARQGRTVVPMDAFASAGHKEAIVPKDAQIANQRGKNQKTMTGTPMYMSPEVIRGDSNKLIHRQGAVDIWSLGCVILEMATGRRPWSALDNEWAIMYNIAQGNQPQLPTHDQLSDMGIDFLRRCFECDPLKRPTAAELLQHEWIVSIRQQVVLEPPTPSSDHSGSISSSTSGSRQNSTYL, from the exons ATGACCATCGAACAACGCGCTAATCTTGGACGGGTGAATGTGGAGCTtaacaagatcaagaagatctcATTCAAGCTTTCTATGACCATCATGGACAGTGTAGCAATCATTAGAAATCAActgaaagaaagaggggtgGAAAATCACGATCTCATCCAGGCGTGCTACGCCTTTGCTACTGAGTTCGGCAAGCGCTCGTCCAATGTTGATCCGAACAGGCGTGCAATGAATACCGCCAGACTCGTTGAGTTGTCACTTGACTGGGTGTCTTTCATTTGTGATGATTGTGACGCCGCTGATAGAAAAACTTTTAAGTGGGCTGTGTCAGCGTTAGAGTTCGCAATGGCTATAACCTCCA atcGAAGAGTGGACGAAGATGCGAAACGTCAGGCCCTAGGAAGGGTGCTGGAAGGATCTAATGAGGCCGACAGATCTCTCGCCGTGTTGTCATCGTCTGCTACAAATGTCACTCTTCGATGGCAACAAGGCCAATTCATCGGCGGAGGAACGTTCGGCTCTGTTTATGCTGCTATCAACCTCGATAGCAATTATCTCATGGCGGTCAAGGAAATCCGCCTGCAAGATCCTCAGCTCATCCCCAAAATTGCCCAGCAGATCCGCGACGAGATGGGCGTTCTCGAGGTGTTGGATCACCCCAACATCGTTTCATACCATGGCATCGAAGTTCACCGCGACAAAGTCTATATTTTCATGGAGTATTGTTCGGGCGGATCTCTTGCTAGTTTGCTTGAGCATGGCCGTGTTGAGGACGAGACTGTCATTATGGTGTATGCTCTCCAGCTTCTGGAAGGATTGGCATACCTGCATCAGGCCGGTATCGTTCATAGGGATATTAAACCGGAAAACATTCTACTAGACCATAACGGCATTATTAAATATGTCGACTTTGGTGCGGCCAAGATCATTGCTCGCCAAGGCAGGACTGTTGTTCCCATGGATGCTTTCGCCTCAGCGGGTCATAAGGAAGCCATAGTGCCGAAAGATGCCCAAATTGCAAACCAGCGGGGCAAGaaccagaaaacaatgaCCGGAACGCCAATGTACATGTCACCTGAAGTGATCCGCGGCGACTCTAACAAGCTGATCCACCGCCAAGGAGCTGTTGATATTTGGTCCTTGGGATGTGTCATCTTAGAAATGGCAACTGGTCGTCGCCCCTGGTCTGCTCTAGACAACGAATGGGCCATTATGTACAATATTGCCCAAGGAAACCAACCCCAGTTACCGACCCATGATCAACTCAGCGACATGGGCATCGACTTCCTCCGCCGATGCTTCGAATGCGATCCTTTGAAGAGACCTACTGCAGCAGAATTGCTCCAGCACGAATGGATAGTCTCAATCAGACAGCAGGTCGTGCTTGAACCACCAACCCCTAGCAGTGACCACAGTGGCAGCATAAGCAGTTCCACCTCGGGCAGCCGTCAGAATTCCACCTATTTGTGA
- a CDS encoding GID4/VID24 family protein (vacuolar import and degradation protein), whose translation MHHWARFPAWRPLAKQAKRPDFTYRNFAQREHIFMRWKEYFLVPDHRVRTISGASFEGFYYICFNQVEGTVTGIYFHAKSEKYQQLELKHVPDHGCTPAIEFR comes from the exons ATGCATCACTGGGCGAGATTTCCGGCTTGGAGGCCGTTAGCCAAGCAGGCGAAAAGACCGGATTTCACATACCGCAACTTCGCCCAACGCGAGCATATCTTCATGCGATGGAAGGAGTACTTCCTTGTGCCCGATCACCGTGTAAGGACAATCTCGGGTGCAAGCTTCGAAGGTTTTTACTACATCTGCTTCAACCAGGTGGAAGGTACCGTGACTGGAATATACTTCCATGCAAAGAGCGAGAA GTACCAGCAGCTGGAGCTCAAACACGTTCCGGATCACGGCTGCACCCCTGCTATTGAATTTCGTTGA
- a CDS encoding uncharacterized protein (predicted protein): MPTPSDNTPSLNATSIAEEISTRTTCPPEIERLSSWRDSPESTVAESDAPDNALSPTIASAQSVLTRSDDAITRTNPDALKASAVPGASAKSMEKSDEDAAAGRLSPAGESPRSSNQSSSVTTPSTSALLSYEFSNIRVCDSRN; the protein is encoded by the coding sequence ATGCCGACCCCGAGTGACAACACACCAAGCCTGAATGCCACATCGATCGCTGAAGAAATATCCACTCGGACAACATGTCCGCCTGAAATAGAGAGGCTGTcttcctggcgagactcaCCTGAATCTACCGTGGCGGAGAGCGATGCTCCCGATAACGCCCTCTCCCCCACCATTGCATCGGCGCAGTCCGTGCTGACTCGGTCGGATGATGCTATAACTCGTACCAACCCAGATGCATTAAAAGCCAGTGCTGTACCTGGTGCTTCTGCCAAGAGTATGGAAAAATCcgacgaagatgctgctgcGGGAAGATTGAGTCCTGCTGGGGAATCGCCACGCTCCTCCAACCAGTCGTCTTCTGTTACTACACCTTCCACTAGTGCGCTTTTGAGTTATGAATTCTCAAATATACGGGTATGCGACAGTCGGAATTAA
- a CDS encoding mago nashi family protein (exon-exon junction complex, Magoh component), producing the protein MSTQNQNEPFYLRYYSGHSGRFGHEFLEFDFRSLGDGRSAAVRYANNSNYRNDSLIRKEMCVSSSMIQEIKRIIKESEIMKEDDSKWPQKNKDGRQELEIRLGNEHISFETAKIGSLVDVTESADPEGLRVFYYLVQDLKAFIFSLISLHFKIKPI; encoded by the exons atgtcgacGCAAAATCAGAATGAACCCTTCTATCTTCGCTACTA CTCAGGTCACTCTGGGCGGTTCGGACATGAATTCTTAG AATTTGATTTCCGCTCCCTTGGTGATGGTCGCAGTGCCGCCGTGCGGTACGCGAACAACTCCAACTACCGCAATGACTCCCTTATTCGCAAAGAAA TGTGCGTGAGCTCGTCGATGATTCAGGAGATCAAACGGATTATCAAGGAGAGCGAAATCATGAA GGAAGACGATTCCAAGTGGCcccagaagaacaaggacgGACGACAGGAACTCGAAATCAGACTTGGGAATGAACATATCTCCTTTGAA ACCGCGAAAATCGGCTCGCTGGTGGATGTTACCGAGTCTGCGGACCCAGAAGGTCTCCGCGTGTTCTACTACCTTGTCCAGGATCTTAaagctttcattttctctctgatttctcttcatttcaaG ATCAAGCCTATCTAA
- a CDS encoding coatomer subunit beta (vesicle coat complex COPI, beta subunit) translates to MASFLENAYSLVHLDNTADQPSIQDLKVQLEKGNDETKMETMRTIITIMLNGDPMHQLLMHIIRFVMPSKSKPLKKLLYFYYEICPKLDANGKLKQEMILVCNGIRNDLQHPNEYIRGNTLRFLCKLREPELIEPLLSSARSCLEHRHAYVRKNAVWAVASIFQHSEALIPDAPELIQAFLDTETDGTCKRNAFAALMSISHQKALEYLASTFDSIPNTDELLQLAELEFIRKDAVQNAQNKARYLKLIFDLLDASTSTVIYEAATSLTALTSNPVAVKAAAQKLIELCIREADNNVKLIVLDRVDQLRIRNEGVLEDLTMEILRVLSSPDIDVRRKALGIALEMVSSKNVEEIVMLLKKELAKTVDEQYEKNSEYRQLLIQSIHNCAIKFSEIAASVVDLLMDFIADFNNNSAVDVISFVKEVVEKFPNLRASIVDRLVSTLSEVRAGKVYRGVLWVVGEYSLEEKDIREAWKKIRASLGEIPILASEQRLLDETPEDSALKEQVNGHAKPSAPTGSRKVLADGTYATESALTSQSAAAARLEAVKAAQKPPLRQLILDGDYYLATVLSSTLTKLVMRHSEVSEDAARTNALRAEAMLIMISIIRVGQSHFVKAPIDEDSVDRIMCCVRSLAEFSERKELETTFLEDTRKAFRAMVQVEDKKRAAKEAVEKAKSAVQIDDAIPIRQFSKKNALEGAEEIELDLAKATGGDSTVETVSSKLSRVVQLTGFSDPVYAEAYVTVHQFDIVLDVLLVNQTLETLQNLSVEFATLGDLKVVERPATHNLGPRDFLNVQATVKVSSTDTGVIFGNIVYDGASSTESHVVILNDIHADIMDYIQPAHCTETQFRTMWTEFEWENKVNINSKAKSLREFLKQLMDSTNMACLTPEASLKGDCRFLSANLYARSVFGEDALANLSIEKEGDDGPITGFVRIRSRSQGLALSLGSLKGLKASTA, encoded by the exons ATGGCCTCGTTTTTGGAAAATGCATACAGTCTTGTCCACTTGGACAACACGGCTGATCAGCCTTCCATACAGGACTTGAAAGTGcagttggagaagggcaaTGATGAAACTaagatggagacgatgaggacgatcATCACGATCATGCTCAATGGAGATCCAATGCACCAGCTGTTGATGCACATTATTCGATTTGTGATGCCTTCGAAGAGTAAGCCTCTCAAGAAGCTGCTGTACTTCTACTACGAAATCTGCCCGAAGCTCGATGCGAATGGCAAGTTGAAGCAAGAGATGATCCTGGTCTG CAACGGTATCCGCAATGACCTTCAGCACCCCAACGAATACATTCGAGGCAACACCCTTCGTTTCCTTTGCAAGCTCCGAGAACCGGAACTCATTGAACCCCTCCTTTCGTCAGCTCGCTCATGCTTGGAACACCGTCATGCATATGTGAGAAAGAATGCCGTGTGGGCTGTCGCTTCTATTTTCCAACATTCGGAAGCTCTTATTCCCGATGCGCCTGAACTCATCCAGGCGTTCCTCGACACCGAGACTGACGGCACGTGCAAGCGCAATGCTTTCGCGGCTCTCATGTCCATCAGTCACCAGAAAGCCCTAGAGTACTTGGCCTCTACATTCGACAGTATTCCGAATACAGATGAATTGCTTCAACTTGCGGAGCTCGAATTTATCAGGAAAGATGCGGTACAGAACGCTCAGAACAAG GCGAGGTACCTCAAATTGATCTTCGACCTCCTAGACGCTTCAACCAGTACCGTGATCTACGAAGCTGCGACATCCCTCACTGCTCTCACCAGTAACCCAGTGGCTGTTAAGGCTGCTGCCCAGAAGTTAATCGAATTGTGCATCAGAGAGGCCGACAACAATGTGAAGCTCATTGTTCTTGATCGGGTTGACCAGCTGAGGATCCGCAACGAAGGTGTCTTGGAGGATCTCACAATGGAAATTCTACGCGTCCTTTCTAGTCCGGACATCGACGTTCGGCGGAAGGCCCTTGGCATCGCATTAGAAATGGTCTCCAGCAAGAACGTCGAAGAGATTGTAATGCtactgaagaaagagctTGCCAAAACTGTAGATGAGCAATACGAGAAG AATAGCGAGTATCGTCAACTTCTTATCCAATCGATACACAACTGTGCCATTAAGTTCTCGGAGATCGCTGCTAGCGTCGTTGATCTTCTAATGGACTTCATTGCGGACTTTAACAACAACTCTGCCGTTGATGTGATCTCGTTCGTCAAGGAGGTCGTGGAGAAGTTCCCTAACCTGCGCGCTTCCATCGTCGATCGCCTGGTGTCGACTTTGAGTGAGGTCCGTGCCGGAAAGGTTTACCGCGGTGTCTTGTGGGTTGTCGGTGAATACtccttggaggaaaaggacaTCCGTGAagcctggaagaagatcagagCTAGCTTGGGTGAGATCCCTATCTTGGCCTCGGAACAGCGGCTGCTCGACGAAACCCCAGAAGACAGTGCTCTCAAGGAACAGGTCAATGGTCATGCCAAGCCTTCGGCACCAACAGGGTCTAGAAAGGTGCTGGCAGACGGCACATATGCTACTGAGAGTGCTCTGACTAGCCAGTCCGCGGCTGCAGCCAGGCTTGAAGCCGTCAAAGCTGCTCAGAAGCCTCCTCTCCGTCAATTGATCTTGGATGGTGATTACTACCTAGCAACCGTTCTTTCTTCCACGTTGACGAAATTGGTGATGCGCCATTCTGAGGTTTCTGAGGATGCTGCTCGGACCAACGCACTGCGGGCGGAAGCAATGCTGATCATGATCTCGATTATCCGGGTCGGCCAGTCCCATTTCGTCAAAGCCCCTATTGATGAGGATTCAGTAGATCGTATCATGTGCTGTGTACGTTCGCTTGCTGAGTTCTCCGAGAGGAAGGAACTGGAAACCACTTTCCTGGAGGACACCCGGAAGGCATTCCGGGCCATGGTCCAGGtagaggacaagaagagagCTGCTAAGGAGGCAGTcgagaaagccaagagtGCTGTGCAGATCGATGATGCTATCCCTATCCGGCaattctccaagaagaacgcTCTTGAAGGTGCGGAGGAGATCGAGCTTGATTTGGCCAAGGCCACCGGCGGGGACTCCACAGTGGAAACTGTCTCTTCCAAACTCAGCCGTGTGGTACAACTCACTGGTTTCTCGGATCCCGTCTATGCCGAGGCCTACGTCACGGTCCACCAGTTCGATATTGTTCTGGATGTTCTTCTGGTCAACCAAACTCTGGAAACCCTGCAAAATCTGTCCGTCGAGTTCGCGACACTTGGAGACCTGAAGGTTGTCGAACGGCCAGCAACCCACAACCTCGGACCCCGCGATTTCTTGAATGTGCAGGCTACAGTCAAGGTATCGTCCACGGACACCGGTGTCATCTTTGGTAATATCGTGTATGATGGCGCCAGCTCAACCGAGTCGCACGTTGTCATTCTCAACGACATCCATGCCGACATTATGGATTACATCCAGCCCGCTCACTGCACCGAGACCCAGTTCCGGACCATGTGGACCGAGTTCGAGTGGGAGAACAAGgtcaacatcaactccaaGGCGAAGAGCCTCCGCGAATTCCTCAAGCAACTCATGGACAGCACCAACATGGCATGCCTGACGCCAGAAGCATCGCTGAAAGGAGACTGTCGATTCTTGAGTGCTAATCTATATGCCCGGAGCGTATTTG GCGAGGACGCACTTGCAAACTTGAGcatcgagaaggaaggagacgACGGACCGATCACTGGTTTTGTACGGATAAGAAGCCGTTCGCAGGGACTGGCATTGAGTTTGGGATCCCTGAAAGGCCTCAAGGCCTCGACTGCCTAA
- a CDS encoding putative sphingosine kinase (SphK) (sphingosine kinase, involved in sphingolipid metabolism) — protein sequence MTSPSNGPSSNHADQPDSQRLLQHDSTLTVAQSVSLSIGGDSLLVVGTCSIWLTVPITAKTTHSIGLYNILDADLSPAGLTITYAQAATKGSISVAALEYPISEKEKANAQTWVSRLLDLAYGEAQRYKRLKVLINPFGGKGAASKIYHKHAAPVFAAARCVVDVQQTTHRGHATEIVEQIDIDAYDAIVCCSGDGLPYEVFNGLGKKPNAGEALAKVAVAMVPCGSGNAMAWNLCGTGNVSVAALAIVKGLRTPMDLVSLTQGNTRTLSFLSQSFGVIAESDLGTDNIRWMGAHRFTYGFLVRIMQRTVYPCDLAIKVEIDDKRAIKDHYNTYAHNPAPRRSPEETAGQSKGLPELRYGTVQDDLPKDWEVVPGEEMGNFYAGKMAIVSKDTNFFPASVPNDGLMDIVTINGTLPRTTTLKMMTAIPENEFFDMPDVKIRKAAAYRLVPRQKEGYISVDGESIPFEALQAEVHKGLGTVLSKSGHLYEAEGPRP from the exons ATGACTTCTCCCTCCAATGGCCCTTCTTCCAATCATGCGGATCAGCCGGATTCTCAACGATTGCTGCAGCACGATTCAACCTTAACGGTTGCACAATcggtttctctttccatcggGGGTGACTCCCTTCTCGTTGTCGGTACGTG ttcGATTTGGCTAACTGTACCTATTACAGCTAAAACTACCCATTCCATTGGGCTATATAATATTCTTGATGCCGATCTTTCCCCTGCGGGCCTAACTATCACCTATGCCCAAGCCGCTACCAAAGGCAGCATCTCTGTGGCTGCCCTTGAGTACCCGATcagtgagaaagaaaaggcaaatgCGCAGACGTGGGTTTCGCGACTGTTAGACCTTGCATATGGCGAAGCACAACGGTATAAGAGACTTAAAGTTTTAATCAACCCATTTGGCGGTAAAGGTGCAGCTTCTAAGATCTATCACAAACATGCAGCACCGGTCTTCGCCGCTGCGCGCTGTGTGGTTGATGTGCAGCAAACAACACATCGAGGCCACGCCACCGAGATCGTGGAGCAGATCGACATCGATGCCTATGATGCTATCGTTTGCTGTTCCGGTGATGGTTTACCGTATGAGGTCTTCAATGGTCTCGGAAAGAAACCGAATGCTGGAGAAGCACTGGCAAAAGTAGCCGTCGCCATGGTTCCCTGCGGCTCTGGTAATGCCATGGCATGGAACCTTTGTGGGACGGGCAATGTTTCAGTGGCAGCGCTTGCGATTGTCAAAGGCTTGAGAACGCCTATGGATCTGGTCTCGCTTACGCAAGGGAACACTCGGACTTTGTCGTTCCTGTCTCAATCCTTCGGTGTCATCGCGGAATCGGACCTTGGAACCGACAACATCCGATGGATGGGGGCTCACCGTTTCACGTACGGTTTCCTTGTACGCATCATGCAACGGACGGTGTACCCATGCGACCTCGCCATCAAAGTGGAGATTGATGATAAAAGAGCGATCAAAGACCATTACAATACATACGCACACAACCCAGCTCCGCGCCGTTCCCCCGAAGAGACTGCAGGACAGTCCAAGGGTCTTCCCGAGCTTAGATACGGCACGGTCCAGGATGATCTTCCCAAAGATTGGGAAGTtgttccaggagaagaaatgggcAACTTTTACGCAGGCAAAATGGCTATTGTATCCAAGGACACAAATTTCTTCCCTGCCTCCGTGCCCAACGATGGGTTAATGGACATTGTCACTATCAACGGAACACTTCCCCGTACTACGACCCTCAAGATGATGACTGCCATCCCTGAGAATGAGTTCTTTGATATGCCCGATGTCAAGATCCGCAAAGCTGCTGCCTACCGCCTGGTCCCTCGTCAGAAGGAAGGTTATATCAGCGTCGACGGTGAAAGCATCCCGTTCGAAGCTCTCCAGGCTGAAGTCCATAAAGGTCTCGGTACAGTGCTTTCTAAATCGGGACATCTTTATGAGGCAGAGGGCCCGAGACCGTAA
- a CDS encoding ribosomal RNA processing 1 family protein (predicted protein), which translates to MTDLQKTPFVRELASSDKKIRDKATDSLTLFLRSRSDLSLIELLKLWKGLFFCFYHSDRPLTQQALARNLSYSLVPTIPRSAVHRFLRAFWITIGRDFHSLDRLRLDKYLLLIRFYVGVAFEIFLKGAQQKAAQDKDSNKKRKREAEQNGKSKKRSKGKKQSEAVEEEEEEQNDETKWAELESYISIMEEGPLCPLNFDPDQPPTDEKKDYVAMPHGPDGLRYHIMDIWIDEVEKVLEFEEGSDGVRKPKGDVPIELILRPIEKLRADSPYKPVRTRAKETLEDERLIEWGFRTRKVDSDEEDSDEEWGGFD; encoded by the exons ATGACAGATCTACAAAAGACTCCCTTCGTCAGGGAGCTCGCCTCCAGCG ACAAGAAAATCCGGGACAAAGCCACCGACTCCCTaactctcttcctccgctccAGAAGCGACCTCTCTCTCATCGAGCTCCTTAAACTCTGGAAGGGCCTGTTCTTCT GCTTCTACCACTCCGATCGCCCACTCACACAACAAGCGCTCGCGCGGAACCTCTCCTACTCGCTCGTCCCGACTATTCCCCGCTCCGCCGTCCATCGCTTCCTGCGCGCATTCTGGATCACCATCGGCCGGGATTTCCATTCACTGGATCGGTTGCGACTGGACAAGTACCTGCTGCTGATCCGTTTCTATGTCGGGGTTGCATTTGAGATTTTCCTGAAGGGCGCGCAGCAAAAGGCCGCACAGGACAAGGACAGCAacaagaagcggaagagggAGGCTGAACAGAACGGAAAGTCAAAGAAGCGGtcgaagggaaagaagcaaagcgaggctgtcgaggaggaggaagaggagcagaaTGATGAGACGAAATGGGCGGAACTGGAGTCGTACATCTCAATCATGGAAGAGGGTCCACTTTGTCCGCTGAACTTTGACCCCGACCAGCCTCCTACtgatgagaaaaaggattATGTCGCCATGCCTCATGGTCCCGATGGGCTGAGGTACCATATCATGGATATATGGATTGATGAGGTGGAGAAGGTACTTGAGTTTGAGGAGGGCTCTGATGGGGTGCGGAAACCGAAGGGTGATGTTCCCATTGAGCTGATTTTGAGACCCATTGAGAAGTTGCGGGCCGACAGCCCGTACAAGCCTGTTAGGACTCGGGCAAAGGAGACGTTGGAGGATGAGCGATTGATCGAGTGGGGATTCCGGACCCGGAAGGTCGAttcggatgaagaggatagtGACGAGGAATGGGGTggatttgattga